One Paraburkholderia sp. IMGN_8 DNA window includes the following coding sequences:
- a CDS encoding ATP-binding protein, with protein sequence MKNPLNTLFGRMALLSTAVLFAIQAGWFVLVVMQPPRHEIDGFARGILLVLQALNGEPIKGAALAPAMRVHLVPTWNMPASVHLHTPTRRPLVELSRHLRENLPPGTQIAVDDLRPPQLWVLFPGKSNWVVVPVDVPPRPHFLVESVSMLLAALILSLLAVWQMQRPLSRVAEAALEFGSGGRPEPVTVQGPRELRELIGSFNDMMRRLNEAGDDQAVMLAGVAHDLKAPLTRLKLRASVLVAESERAGLIRDVDSLTNIVQQFLEFAGQSADAGPPVEVDAFLQEQFSASDSTETPLFTLDLQAGSSFRLPRTLLDRLVTNLVDNALEHGAPPVDIATTRNGRRWVISVRDHGPGIPDDRIAAAMKPFVRLDAARGGEGHCGLGLAIVARLAHDRGGRCHVRNHAQGGLEVRIELPAGLAET encoded by the coding sequence ATGAAAAACCCGCTGAACACGCTGTTCGGCAGAATGGCATTGCTGTCGACGGCGGTGTTGTTCGCGATTCAGGCGGGCTGGTTCGTGCTGGTGGTGATGCAGCCGCCGCGCCATGAAATCGACGGCTTCGCGCGCGGCATTCTGCTGGTGCTACAGGCGCTCAACGGCGAGCCGATCAAGGGCGCCGCGCTCGCGCCCGCGATGCGCGTGCACCTCGTGCCGACCTGGAACATGCCGGCGAGCGTCCATCTGCACACGCCGACCCGTCGTCCGCTGGTCGAACTGAGCCGGCATCTGCGCGAAAACTTGCCGCCCGGTACGCAGATTGCCGTCGATGATTTGCGCCCGCCTCAGTTGTGGGTACTCTTCCCCGGCAAATCGAACTGGGTAGTCGTGCCGGTCGACGTTCCGCCGCGCCCGCACTTTCTCGTCGAATCGGTATCGATGCTGCTGGCCGCGCTGATCCTGTCGCTGCTGGCGGTCTGGCAGATGCAACGGCCCTTGTCGCGCGTGGCTGAAGCCGCGCTTGAGTTCGGCTCCGGCGGACGGCCGGAACCCGTCACCGTGCAGGGCCCGCGCGAACTGCGCGAACTGATCGGTTCGTTCAACGACATGATGCGGCGCCTGAACGAAGCCGGCGACGACCAGGCGGTGATGCTGGCGGGCGTCGCGCACGATCTGAAAGCGCCGCTGACGCGGCTCAAATTGCGCGCGAGCGTGCTGGTCGCGGAAAGCGAGCGCGCGGGGCTGATTCGCGACGTCGACTCGCTGACCAACATCGTCCAGCAGTTTCTGGAATTCGCCGGTCAATCCGCCGACGCCGGGCCACCCGTTGAAGTCGACGCGTTTCTGCAAGAACAGTTTTCCGCCAGCGACAGCACCGAGACGCCGCTTTTCACGCTCGATCTGCAGGCCGGTTCGTCATTCAGGCTGCCGCGCACGCTGCTCGACCGGCTGGTGACGAATCTCGTCGACAACGCGCTCGAGCACGGTGCGCCACCCGTCGATATCGCGACTACGCGCAATGGCCGGCGCTGGGTCATTAGCGTGCGCGATCACGGCCCGGGTATTCCCGACGATCGCATCGCCGCGGCAATGAAACCATTCGTACGACTCGACGCCGCACGTGGCGGCGAAGGTCATTGCGGCCTTGGACTGGCGATTGTCGCGCGGCTCGCGCATGATCGCGGCGGCCGCTGTCATGTGCGCAATCATGCGCAAGGTGGCCTGGAAGTGCGGATCGAACTACCGGCTGGATTGGCAGAAACGTGA
- a CDS encoding response regulator, with product MNPQVLIVDDDPVVRDLLCKFLQSNGFDASVLHDGTHLQRRLERERPSVVVLDIMMPNTDGLRTLTALRAAGDDIPVIFVTARGTVADRIVGLSLGADDYLTKPFDPRELLARIHTVLRRRGPSTTSAPEARKPYRFGPFELDFATRSLTRDDSKLPLRDSEFALLKIFVNNPYKVLSRVLIHDLVHRDNLAFRDRSLDVPIWRLRRVIEDDPSNPCYVQTVRGKGYVFVPDADGTPFADEVASTA from the coding sequence ATGAATCCACAGGTCCTTATCGTCGACGACGACCCGGTCGTACGCGATCTGCTATGCAAATTTCTGCAATCGAACGGCTTCGACGCGTCGGTGCTGCACGACGGCACCCATTTGCAGCGCCGGCTCGAACGTGAACGGCCGTCGGTCGTCGTGCTCGACATCATGATGCCGAACACCGACGGCCTGCGCACGCTCACCGCGCTGCGCGCCGCCGGCGACGACATCCCGGTGATCTTCGTGACGGCGCGCGGCACGGTGGCCGATCGTATCGTCGGGCTCTCGCTGGGTGCGGACGATTATCTGACCAAGCCGTTCGATCCCCGCGAATTGCTCGCACGGATCCATACGGTGCTGCGCCGCCGCGGTCCCTCCACCACCAGTGCGCCCGAGGCCCGCAAGCCGTATCGCTTCGGTCCGTTCGAACTCGACTTCGCCACGCGTTCGCTCACGCGCGACGACTCGAAGCTCCCGCTGCGCGACAGCGAGTTCGCGCTGCTGAAAATCTTCGTCAACAATCCGTACAAGGTGCTGTCGCGCGTGCTGATTCACGATCTCGTGCATCGCGACAATCTCGCCTTTCGCGACCGCAGTCTCGACGTGCCGATCTGGCGCCTGCGCCGGGTGATCGAAGACGATCCGTCCAACCCCTGCTACGTGCAAACGGTGCGGGGCAAAGGCTACGTGTTCGTGCCCGACGCCGACGGCACGCCCTTCGCCGACGAGGTCGCCTCAACCGCATGA
- a CDS encoding DUF6726 family protein — protein sequence MRVATWLTLGAALLPLSGCGVAALPCRLASATLKIVPVVGHAAATPFDACSSAID from the coding sequence ATACGTGTCGCTACGTGGTTGACGCTCGGCGCGGCGCTGCTGCCGCTCAGCGGCTGCGGCGTCGCCGCGCTGCCGTGCCGGCTCGCCTCGGCGACGCTGAAAATCGTCCCGGTGGTCGGCCATGCGGCGGCCACGCCGTTCGACGCGTGTTCATCCGCCATCGACTGA
- a CDS encoding flagellar basal body L-ring protein FlgH: protein MTALRLTVALSAAACLAACASSNQNSIVETPMSPPLASTPLNVNTQGAIYQAGTPLLLYETPRAQHIGDVLTIRLAESYSDSNSSTAAANRSSSITADAADHSTNAAARLARLFNIGSASTEFKGQGSLTDASGMTGTLAVTVIGTMSTGNLVVSGEKVIAMSGNRDRLRLSGIVNPKDIEAGNYVASSKVANARIEQAGVGMVSDATTMGWLQRMFLSVLTF from the coding sequence ATGACTGCGCTACGTCTCACTGTCGCGTTAAGCGCGGCGGCTTGCCTCGCGGCTTGCGCGAGCAGCAACCAGAACTCGATCGTCGAGACGCCGATGTCGCCGCCGCTCGCGTCGACGCCGCTGAACGTCAACACGCAGGGCGCGATCTATCAGGCTGGCACCCCGCTGCTGCTTTATGAAACGCCGCGTGCGCAGCATATCGGCGATGTGCTGACGATCCGCCTCGCGGAGTCGTATAGCGACAGCAATAGCTCGACCGCGGCGGCGAACCGTTCGAGCAGCATTACCGCAGACGCCGCCGATCATTCGACCAACGCGGCCGCGCGGCTCGCGAGGCTCTTCAACATCGGCTCGGCCAGCACCGAGTTCAAAGGGCAGGGCAGTCTCACCGACGCCAGCGGCATGACCGGCACGTTGGCGGTCACCGTGATCGGCACGATGTCTACGGGCAATCTGGTGGTATCGGGCGAGAAGGTCATCGCGATGAGCGGCAACCGTGACCGCCTGCGCCTGTCCGGTATCGTCAATCCTAAGGATATCGAAGCAGGCAATTATGTTGCTTCTAGCAAGGTCGCGAACGCACGGATCGAGCAGGCCGGCGTGGGGATGGTCTCCGACGCGACGACGATGGGCTGGCTGCAGCGAATGTTTCTGAGCGTGCTGACTTTCTAG
- a CDS encoding response regulator codes for MNQSILVVDDDPVVRELVSQYLQGRGFKVSVLEHGMALQRKLQDDRPALVVLDIMMPELDGISALRALRVAGDDIPVILLTARADVIDRVIGLELGADDYLGKPFEPSELVARIRTVLRRRGAIAPSAPEHRAPYRFGRFEVNFPARELRRDGERITLRSSEFAMLKVFVTHAMTVLTRAQLLEKLHGNSEVHRNRSLDVSIWRLRRLIEVDPSEPRYVQTVWGRGYVFVPDGEIGAAERSAPPLA; via the coding sequence ATGAACCAATCCATTCTGGTCGTCGACGACGACCCCGTCGTACGCGAGCTCGTCAGCCAATATCTGCAAGGGCGCGGTTTCAAGGTTTCCGTGCTCGAACACGGTATGGCGTTGCAGCGAAAATTACAGGACGATCGTCCCGCGCTGGTCGTGCTAGACATCATGATGCCGGAGCTCGACGGCATCAGTGCGCTGCGCGCATTGCGCGTCGCCGGCGACGATATTCCCGTGATTCTGCTGACCGCGCGCGCCGACGTGATCGACCGAGTGATCGGTCTCGAACTCGGCGCCGACGATTATCTCGGCAAGCCGTTCGAACCGAGCGAGCTGGTCGCGCGAATTCGTACGGTGCTGCGCCGCCGTGGCGCGATTGCGCCGAGCGCGCCGGAGCATCGTGCGCCGTATCGCTTCGGCCGCTTCGAGGTGAACTTCCCGGCGCGCGAATTGCGCCGCGACGGCGAACGCATCACGCTGCGTTCCAGCGAATTCGCCATGCTCAAGGTGTTTGTCACCCACGCGATGACGGTGCTGACGCGCGCACAGTTGCTTGAGAAACTGCATGGCAATAGCGAGGTGCATCGCAATCGCAGCCTGGATGTGTCGATCTGGCGTTTGCGGCGGCTGATCGAAGTCGATCCGTCCGAGCCGCGCTACGTGCAAACCGTATGGGGACGTGGCTATGTGTTCGTGCCGGACGGCGAAATCGGCGCGGCGGAGCGCAGCGCGCCGCCGCTCGCTTAG